From the Phycisphaerae bacterium genome, one window contains:
- the lexA gene encoding transcriptional repressor LexA: MKELTPRQRETLAWVKAFIRDHGMPPTVREIGEAFGIKSSSVFHLLKELERKGYLERGELGARSLIVKGRKRVPCGCVEVPIVGRIPAGRPVEAIEHETGTLHVNKELLRGRGGYALQVVGDSMVDAGILDGDYVIIRKQETAEDGDVIVALIDDEATLKRFHREGDGVRLDPANSRMQPIHVRTGEFRIQGKVVGVQRHIGRFPQQMR, translated from the coding sequence ATGAAGGAACTCACACCCCGCCAGCGAGAGACATTGGCCTGGGTCAAGGCGTTCATCCGCGACCACGGCATGCCGCCGACGGTGCGCGAGATCGGCGAGGCCTTCGGCATCAAGAGTTCCAGCGTCTTCCACTTGCTGAAGGAACTGGAGCGGAAGGGCTACCTGGAGCGCGGCGAACTGGGCGCGCGGTCGCTCATCGTCAAGGGCCGCAAGCGCGTGCCCTGCGGCTGCGTGGAAGTGCCCATCGTCGGCCGCATCCCGGCAGGTCGCCCCGTCGAGGCCATTGAGCACGAGACCGGGACGCTCCACGTGAACAAGGAGTTGCTTCGCGGGCGCGGCGGCTACGCGCTTCAGGTGGTCGGCGACAGCATGGTCGACGCTGGCATCCTCGATGGCGACTACGTCATCATCCGCAAGCAGGAGACCGCAGAGGACGGCGACGTCATCGTAGCGCTCATCGACGACGAGGCCACGCTCAAGCGGTTCCACCGTGAGGGCGACGGCGTCCGGCTCGACCCGGCGAACAGCCGGATGCAGCCCATCCACGTGCGGACGGGCGAGTTCAGAATCCAGGGGAAGGTGGTCGGCGTACAGCGTCACATCGGCCGCTTCCCACAACAGATGAGGTAG